A section of the Gloeobacter violaceus PCC 7421 genome encodes:
- a CDS encoding succinate dehydrogenase/fumarate reductase iron-sulfur subunit has protein sequence MEITIRIRRQAESGSPDYKSYGLDVDPGTTVLDALMRIKGEIDGTLAFRKNCRNAICGSCAMRINGRSALACANRIRDVADARGEILIQPMGNMPVIKDLVVDMTSFWKHLDQVDPYVSTAARRPPEKEFLQTPEQRAAVEQAGNCILCGACYSECNSREVNPNFVGPHALAKAQRVMADNRDDRTAQRHALYNQPEFAWGCTRCFYCNEVCPMGVQPLDQIQKIRHELLTDKAAQPNTAMRHRRVMVRQIKESGWLDEASFALQVVGRDFKGLWNLVPLGVRMAAKGKMPLRHRPIENCAQVRDLIEEIQKEDAQS, from the coding sequence ATGGAAATTACTATTCGCATCCGCCGCCAGGCCGAATCGGGTTCGCCGGATTACAAAAGCTATGGGCTCGATGTCGATCCCGGCACCACGGTGCTCGACGCCCTGATGCGCATCAAGGGCGAGATCGACGGCACCCTTGCCTTTCGCAAAAATTGCCGCAACGCGATTTGCGGCAGTTGCGCGATGCGCATCAACGGCCGCTCGGCCCTCGCCTGCGCAAACCGCATCCGCGATGTGGCGGACGCCCGCGGCGAGATATTGATTCAACCGATGGGCAATATGCCGGTGATTAAGGATCTGGTGGTCGATATGACCAGTTTCTGGAAGCACCTCGACCAGGTGGATCCCTACGTGAGCACGGCCGCTCGCCGCCCGCCCGAAAAAGAATTCCTGCAGACGCCCGAGCAGCGCGCCGCCGTCGAGCAGGCGGGCAACTGCATCCTCTGCGGCGCCTGCTACTCCGAGTGCAACTCCCGCGAGGTCAACCCCAATTTTGTTGGTCCCCACGCCTTGGCCAAGGCCCAGCGGGTGATGGCCGACAACCGCGACGACCGGACCGCCCAGCGCCACGCGCTGTACAACCAACCGGAATTTGCCTGGGGCTGCACCCGCTGCTTCTACTGCAACGAGGTCTGCCCGATGGGCGTCCAGCCCCTCGATCAAATCCAGAAGATCCGCCACGAACTGCTCACCGACAAGGCGGCTCAGCCCAACACCGCCATGCGCCACCGCCGGGTGATGGTACGCCAGATCAAAGAATCCGGCTGGCTGGACGAAGCCAGCTTCGCCCTGCAGGTGGTCGGTCGCGACTTTAAGGGGCTGTGGAACCTGGTGCCCCTCGGCGTGCGCATGGCCGCCAAGGGCAAGATGCCCCTGCGCCACCGGCCCATCGAGAATTGTGCGCAAGTGCGCGACTTGATCGAGGAAATCCAGAAAGAAGACGCCCAATCATGA
- a CDS encoding DEAD/DEAH box helicase, which produces MSTQPATSIEHACLDVISYWHTSLLDAERLGLDGQVFKEETIHRAVTRAQLATGALNAQIVEWLFEKDDQDLQTAGETHPRAVGVRPDPLSPQAAREQAVGPTVAQQETEFVEVQLCPIRLIDERSGASVAPVWMPAVVSRCGQLSVGSQTPWIARRLLEPNEAYLTIGTIEAFNDYVSRAALPTDNWSKYWEYCHTMLQHVAGAGYDNLEMQGFRIAPEAYVFKGSQIPGITKHVRKLYEYMLANTVPPLAYHFTGAHLSTLCPLLDRDQQRRQALRHLGQMSGTYPLSPSQREALHHFFNCGVGEVLAINGPPGTGKTTLVQSLVASLWVECAVAASEPPVIVAASTNNQAVTNVIASFGNQEPMGGELARRWLPELLSYGLYLVSAAKPDEETKAFQCIKGSNNFFATLENEDYVRQAIPHFLDYSRRQYGQAIDSVQVAVEHLHRELKQLVECIHRLLSELLDCNGRYRQIIDLVEHMRGTLWQGSALPEPFEKLVVDTMRQIQSAEDGRKATEATYELLDTARYLAFLLTTHYWEGRWLLETQKLLQKALTGPRVARHKEEERRWRRYAKLTPCFVSTFYMLPRFFSVYEAGQDNAPLLEFLDLLVVDEAGQASPEVAGASFALARQALVVGDEQQIEPVWSIPEAIDCGNLLKHRLLSEQTQKPDFDITGRSASAGSVMRIAQCLSKYQKYPEQRGMFLSEHRRCVRQIINYCNELCYRGRLEPKTKEPTKMPVLSGEHHLTPMAYCDIHGKAQRVAGSWQNEIEAQAIVAWLVRERSALKAHYNQPIEKIVGIVTPFKVQARLIRTALRNVGILNLTVGTVHALQGAERPIVIFSSVYDALHKGSFFFDAKPNMLNVAVSRAKESFIVFGDMRIFRSQLEKASGASALPSHLLSRYLREHEGNALPGLLTQGQRSREESTIVPPTESVDSVLAEAKTDPLPKEIGTDEQPILDSESVSTHSAVWACPVCSAALEAGLSFDEDGRPTVLLRCSNREARQQPDHDGAIFTLRQIWWSARFGYLSP; this is translated from the coding sequence GTGTCAACGCAACCCGCTACTTCCATCGAGCACGCTTGCCTGGATGTGATCAGCTACTGGCACACCAGCTTACTTGATGCAGAGCGCTTGGGGCTTGATGGCCAGGTTTTCAAAGAAGAAACGATCCATCGCGCCGTGACCCGTGCGCAACTGGCGACAGGAGCCCTCAATGCACAAATCGTCGAGTGGTTGTTTGAAAAGGACGACCAAGATTTACAGACTGCAGGTGAAACGCACCCACGGGCTGTAGGCGTTCGGCCTGATCCGCTCAGCCCCCAGGCTGCCCGTGAGCAGGCAGTCGGCCCGACCGTCGCGCAGCAGGAGACCGAATTTGTCGAGGTGCAATTGTGCCCCATCCGCCTGATTGACGAGCGTTCCGGCGCTTCTGTGGCCCCCGTCTGGATGCCGGCGGTTGTGTCGCGCTGCGGACAATTGTCTGTAGGCTCCCAGACCCCCTGGATCGCGCGCCGGTTGCTCGAACCGAACGAGGCATACCTGACGATCGGCACCATCGAAGCATTCAACGATTATGTCTCCCGAGCAGCTCTGCCCACTGATAATTGGTCGAAATACTGGGAATACTGCCATACGATGCTGCAACACGTGGCAGGAGCGGGGTACGACAATCTTGAGATGCAAGGCTTCCGCATTGCGCCTGAGGCGTATGTCTTTAAAGGCTCGCAAATTCCAGGGATCACCAAACACGTCCGCAAGCTCTACGAGTACATGCTCGCGAACACTGTGCCGCCTTTGGCGTACCACTTCACGGGCGCTCATTTGAGCACCCTTTGCCCGTTACTCGACCGGGATCAACAGCGTCGGCAAGCCCTACGTCACTTAGGGCAGATGAGCGGCACTTACCCGCTGTCGCCTTCGCAGCGCGAAGCACTGCACCACTTTTTCAACTGCGGAGTCGGGGAGGTACTGGCTATCAATGGTCCCCCCGGAACCGGCAAAACCACCCTCGTGCAAAGTCTTGTCGCCAGCTTGTGGGTGGAGTGCGCAGTCGCAGCCAGCGAACCACCCGTGATCGTAGCGGCCTCGACTAACAACCAGGCAGTCACCAACGTCATCGCCAGTTTTGGGAACCAGGAGCCAATGGGTGGTGAACTCGCCCGTCGATGGCTGCCCGAGTTGCTGAGCTACGGTCTGTACCTGGTATCCGCAGCCAAGCCGGACGAAGAGACCAAAGCTTTCCAGTGCATCAAAGGCAGTAATAATTTCTTTGCAACATTGGAAAACGAGGATTATGTTCGCCAAGCTATTCCGCATTTTCTCGATTATTCTCGACGGCAATACGGGCAGGCGATAGATTCGGTTCAGGTTGCCGTTGAGCATCTGCATCGAGAGTTAAAGCAACTCGTCGAGTGCATCCACCGGCTTTTATCAGAGCTGCTCGATTGCAACGGCCGGTACCGCCAAATCATCGATTTGGTTGAGCATATGCGGGGTACCCTCTGGCAGGGCAGTGCCCTGCCAGAGCCGTTCGAAAAGCTCGTCGTCGACACAATGCGGCAAATTCAATCGGCGGAGGATGGCCGGAAAGCTACTGAAGCGACCTATGAACTGCTCGACACTGCAAGATACCTGGCCTTTTTGCTCACCACCCATTACTGGGAGGGGCGCTGGCTTCTTGAAACGCAGAAACTATTACAAAAAGCGCTGACAGGTCCGAGAGTCGCAAGACACAAAGAGGAGGAGCGCCGATGGCGGCGCTACGCCAAGCTTACTCCCTGTTTTGTCTCCACGTTCTACATGCTGCCGCGCTTTTTCAGCGTCTACGAAGCTGGACAGGACAACGCCCCGCTGTTGGAATTTCTGGACTTGCTGGTTGTCGACGAAGCCGGACAGGCGAGCCCGGAGGTGGCGGGGGCTTCCTTCGCCCTGGCCAGGCAGGCTCTTGTGGTCGGTGATGAACAACAAATCGAGCCGGTCTGGTCGATTCCTGAAGCCATCGATTGCGGGAATCTTCTCAAACATCGTTTGTTATCGGAGCAAACCCAAAAACCCGACTTCGACATAACCGGGCGCAGCGCTTCGGCGGGCTCTGTCATGCGCATCGCCCAATGCCTAAGCAAGTACCAGAAATATCCGGAGCAACGGGGAATGTTTTTGAGCGAACACCGCCGCTGCGTCCGACAAATTATCAACTACTGCAACGAACTATGCTACAGAGGGCGCCTGGAGCCAAAGACGAAGGAGCCCACCAAAATGCCTGTGCTCTCGGGTGAGCACCATCTGACGCCCATGGCTTATTGCGACATCCACGGCAAGGCACAGCGAGTCGCGGGCAGTTGGCAAAACGAGATCGAAGCGCAGGCCATTGTCGCCTGGCTTGTCCGGGAACGGTCGGCTCTGAAGGCCCATTACAATCAGCCGATTGAAAAAATTGTCGGAATTGTCACCCCTTTTAAAGTGCAAGCGCGCTTGATTCGCACCGCACTGAGAAACGTCGGCATACTCAACTTAACGGTTGGAACCGTCCATGCTCTGCAGGGAGCAGAACGGCCTATCGTCATATTTTCGTCGGTCTACGATGCGCTTCATAAGGGCAGTTTCTTTTTTGACGCCAAACCGAACATGCTGAACGTGGCCGTCTCGCGGGCAAAAGAAAGCTTCATTGTTTTTGGCGACATGCGAATCTTTCGATCACAGCTTGAGAAAGCTTCTGGTGCATCGGCTCTGCCATCACATTTGCTGAGCCGATATCTCCGCGAGCATGAAGGCAATGCCCTTCCCGGTCTCCTTACCCAGGGGCAGCGCTCGCGCGAAGAATCGACAATTGTGCCGCCTACAGAGTCTGTAGATTCTGTGCTCGCCGAGGCGAAAACAGACCCTCTCCCCAAGGAGATCGGCACAGATGAACAACCGATTTTAGACTCTGAATCTGTGTCGACCCACTCAGCTGTATGGGCGTGTCCAGTGTGTTCGGCAGCCCTCGAAGCGGGATTGTCTTTCGACGAAGACGGACGGCCCACTGTGCTGTTGCGCTGTTCGAACCGGGAGGCGCGGCAGCAACCCGATCACGATGGAGCCATCTTTACCTTAAGACAGATTTGGTGGAGCGCGCGATTCGGCTATCTGTCACCTTGA
- a CDS encoding DUF2656 domain-containing protein codes for MTEPLRARMLLSHNFDTSTAAVEALSPAQFAQIFTEGLAAYPDLQCRCLEDSPHWLVEIYFPIAFTPRQVGELCGRTLAKNRAGERKGEGRLPDTLILGGLKTTPALGNAPYSLRPGEWGVDVVETDAAEAFLTAIGWEATVAGRPTDTSFKFEIRGA; via the coding sequence ATGACGGAGCCCCTCAGAGCCCGGATGCTGCTGTCCCACAACTTCGACACGTCCACTGCGGCGGTGGAAGCGCTCAGCCCGGCGCAATTTGCCCAGATATTCACCGAAGGGCTCGCCGCTTACCCGGATTTGCAGTGCCGGTGCCTGGAGGATAGCCCCCACTGGTTGGTGGAAATTTATTTTCCGATTGCTTTTACCCCCCGCCAGGTGGGCGAACTGTGCGGGCGCACCCTCGCCAAAAACCGCGCAGGCGAGCGCAAAGGCGAAGGCCGCCTACCGGACACCTTGATACTGGGGGGTCTGAAGACCACCCCAGCCCTGGGCAACGCCCCCTACAGCCTCAGGCCGGGCGAATGGGGCGTCGATGTCGTCGAGACCGACGCGGCGGAAGCCTTTCTTACGGCCATCGGCTGGGAAGCCACCGTCGCCGGCCGCCCCACGGACACCAGCTTCAAATTCGAAATTCGGGGTGCATGA
- a CDS encoding carbon-nitrogen hydrolase family protein, whose protein sequence is MESYLAAAIQMTSTADIEANLDQAYALIGIAVRRGARLVSLPENFAFLGLEAEKLALAPRIAEMSEKFLVSAARDWAVTLLGGGYPVLAEQTAKCYNTALLVGPEGQELGRYRKLHLFDVNLPDGNTYHESDSIVPGKDLVVVRSDTLGNLGLSVCYDLRFPELYRALSAAGAEVLLVPSAFTAFTGKDHWRVLLQARAIENTCYVIAAAQTGEHYPRRQTYGHAMIVDPWGNVLSDAGDTTGIAIGEINPMRLEAVRRQLPVLQHRQL, encoded by the coding sequence ATAGAAAGCTACCTGGCCGCCGCTATCCAGATGACCAGCACCGCCGACATCGAGGCCAACCTCGACCAGGCCTATGCGCTGATTGGCATCGCGGTGCGCCGCGGCGCCCGCCTGGTCAGCCTGCCCGAGAACTTTGCCTTTCTGGGACTGGAGGCTGAGAAACTCGCCCTCGCCCCGCGCATCGCCGAGATGAGCGAAAAATTTCTTGTCTCCGCCGCGCGCGACTGGGCGGTGACGCTGCTGGGCGGCGGCTACCCGGTGCTCGCCGAGCAGACGGCCAAGTGCTACAACACAGCCCTGCTCGTGGGTCCCGAGGGTCAGGAGTTGGGCCGCTACCGCAAATTGCACCTGTTCGACGTCAACCTGCCCGACGGCAACACTTACCACGAGTCCGACTCGATCGTGCCCGGCAAAGACCTGGTGGTGGTGCGCAGCGACACCCTCGGCAATCTGGGTCTATCGGTCTGCTACGACCTGCGCTTTCCGGAACTCTACCGGGCCCTCTCGGCGGCGGGGGCGGAAGTCCTGCTGGTGCCCTCGGCCTTTACCGCCTTCACCGGCAAGGACCACTGGCGGGTGCTCCTGCAGGCGCGGGCGATCGAAAATACCTGCTACGTGATCGCCGCCGCCCAGACCGGCGAGCACTATCCGCGTCGGCAAACCTACGGCCACGCGATGATCGTCGATCCGTGGGGCAACGTGCTCTCCGACGCCGGGGACACCACCGGCATCGCCATCGGCGAAATCAACCCCATGCGTCTGGAGGCGGTGCGCCGCCAATTGCCCGTGCTGCAACACCGGCAACTTTGA
- a CDS encoding single-stranded DNA-binding protein, whose amino-acid sequence MSLNMVTLVGRAGRDPEVRYFESGNVKCTLTLAVNRLRRKGEEDKPDWFDLEVWGKTAEIAAEYVRKGSLIGVSGALTFSRWQDKVTKEAKERPIIKVDRLELLGSKRDSTGEAPSMDEDF is encoded by the coding sequence ATGAGTTTGAACATGGTGACCCTGGTCGGTCGGGCCGGGCGGGATCCGGAAGTGCGCTATTTCGAATCGGGCAATGTCAAATGCACCCTCACCCTCGCGGTCAACCGCTTGCGGCGCAAGGGCGAAGAGGACAAACCCGACTGGTTCGACCTCGAAGTGTGGGGTAAGACCGCCGAAATCGCCGCCGAGTACGTGCGCAAAGGCTCACTCATCGGCGTGTCCGGCGCCCTCACCTTCAGCCGCTGGCAGGATAAAGTCACCAAAGAAGCTAAAGAGCGCCCGATTATCAAAGTCGACCGCCTGGAATTGCTCGGCTCCAAGCGCGACAGCACCGGCGAGGCACCGAGCATGGACGAGGATTTTTAA
- a CDS encoding catalase-related domain-containing protein — MSEDQKSQLVLNIVGHMAAARRETQLRQICHLFRADADYGRRVAQGLGIDLEQEMAKLARRPEAMEKV, encoded by the coding sequence ATGAGCGAAGACCAGAAGTCGCAACTGGTCTTGAACATCGTCGGCCACATGGCCGCTGCGCGCCGCGAGACCCAACTGCGCCAGATCTGCCACCTGTTCCGGGCGGACGCGGACTACGGCCGGCGGGTCGCCCAGGGTCTGGGGATCGACCTCGAACAGGAGATGGCCAAACTTGCCCGACGGCCGGAGGCCATGGAGAAGGTCTAA
- a CDS encoding type II toxin-antitoxin system RelE/ParE family toxin, with protein sequence MIAEMARFPLSGRAGRLRGTREWVVARTLDVIVYRPARESVVIVGIVHGRQDWPGVLPSDTRYLEKA encoded by the coding sequence GTGATCGCCGAGATGGCACGCTTTCCGCTGTCCGGACGTGCCGGTCGCCTGCGGGGGACGCGCGAGTGGGTGGTGGCCCGCACTCTCGATGTCATCGTCTACCGACCGGCGCGCGAGTCGGTGGTGATTGTCGGCATAGTCCACGGCAGGCAGGACTGGCCTGGTGTTCTTCCGTCCGATACGCGTTATTTAGAAAAGGCGTAG
- a CDS encoding DUF3134 family protein → MRHPQLREEPRHQKAAVLPSTQRESILDWLRRSGKLQSRNVVDEEALAEDEDFDDLVDDDEQLYDDDDTAADDEE, encoded by the coding sequence ATGCGTCACCCTCAGTTACGCGAAGAACCCCGCCACCAGAAGGCCGCTGTCCTTCCCTCCACCCAGCGCGAGAGCATCCTCGACTGGCTGCGGCGCAGCGGCAAGCTGCAATCGCGCAATGTGGTCGATGAAGAGGCCCTCGCCGAGGACGAAGATTTCGACGATCTCGTCGACGACGACGAGCAACTCTACGACGACGACGACACCGCCGCCGACGATGAGGAGTGA
- a CDS encoding CoB--CoM heterodisulfide reductase iron-sulfur subunit B family protein: MIATPLKYAYYPGCVARGACRELYTSTALITEALGIELVELKSASCCGAGTLKEDSQRLQDAVNARNIALAEEQGLTMLTQCSTCQGVLGAVNDKLRAERGSAYRDEINALLARGGHHYDGSVDVRHLLWILLEDVGLDNLRARVRRPLTGLRCGSFYGCYLLRAQAHRRVDDAFNPQSLEKIFEALGATPVYFEGRTKCCGFPLSSYDTPTSFSMAAVRLQDAIDCGADCLVTPCPLCHLNLDARQPEVERQVGRKLGLPVLHLPQLVGLALGLSPEQLGLGRHIVSTRPVLERLGL, from the coding sequence ATGATCGCCACTCCCCTCAAATATGCCTACTATCCCGGCTGTGTCGCCCGCGGCGCCTGTCGGGAACTGTACACTTCCACCGCCTTGATCACCGAAGCCCTGGGCATCGAGCTGGTGGAACTCAAAAGTGCCTCCTGCTGCGGCGCGGGCACACTCAAAGAAGATTCGCAGCGATTGCAAGACGCGGTCAACGCCCGCAACATCGCTCTGGCCGAGGAGCAGGGGCTGACCATGCTCACCCAGTGCAGCACCTGCCAGGGGGTGCTGGGGGCGGTGAACGACAAGCTGCGCGCCGAGCGCGGCTCCGCCTACCGCGACGAGATCAACGCCCTGCTGGCCCGGGGCGGCCACCACTACGACGGCTCGGTGGACGTGCGCCACCTGCTGTGGATCTTGCTGGAGGACGTGGGGCTCGACAACTTGCGTGCCCGGGTGCGCCGTCCGCTCACGGGTCTGCGCTGCGGCAGCTTCTACGGCTGCTATCTACTGCGTGCCCAGGCGCATCGGCGCGTAGACGACGCCTTCAATCCCCAGTCGCTGGAGAAGATCTTCGAAGCGCTGGGGGCTACCCCCGTCTACTTCGAGGGCCGCACCAAGTGCTGCGGCTTTCCGCTGTCGAGTTACGACACGCCAACGTCTTTTTCGATGGCGGCCGTTCGCCTGCAGGATGCCATCGACTGCGGGGCCGACTGCCTGGTCACCCCCTGTCCGCTCTGCCACCTCAACCTGGACGCCCGCCAACCCGAAGTCGAACGCCAGGTGGGCCGCAAGCTGGGTTTGCCCGTGCTGCATCTGCCGCAGCTGGTGGGTCTTGCCCTGGGCCTCTCCCCCGAGCAGCTCGGCCTCGGGCGGCACATCGTTTCGACCCGGCCGGTGCTGGAGCGGTTGGGACTTTAA
- a CDS encoding DUF5615 family PIN-like protein, producing the protein MSLAYYFDENAPGPVARELRRRGVDVLTVVEDGRGGTSDSAVLDRAIQLGRVLFTQDDDLLVEAQRRQEAATSFPGIIYAHPMRASIAECVNDLEIVAKAMEPLEMADRVWFLPL; encoded by the coding sequence CTGAGCCTTGCTTACTACTTCGATGAAAATGCCCCCGGACCAGTGGCGCGGGAACTCCGTCGCCGGGGCGTGGATGTGCTCACAGTGGTCGAGGACGGTAGGGGTGGAACCTCGGACTCTGCCGTGCTCGATCGCGCTATCCAACTGGGACGGGTACTTTTCACCCAGGACGATGATTTGCTCGTCGAGGCGCAACGGCGGCAGGAAGCGGCAACTTCCTTTCCCGGTATAATCTACGCGCATCCGATGCGGGCGAGTATTGCCGAGTGCGTGAACGATCTGGAGATTGTTGCCAAGGCCATGGAGCCGCTGGAAATGGCCGACCGCGTTTGGTTTCTGCCCCTCTGA
- a CDS encoding three-Cys-motif partner protein TcmP — protein sequence MTDASFFDESTEQSQVKSAIVSKYFWAWAQVMMSAARRYPQRSSGRIAYIDLFCGPGEYADGAPSTPLKVLGQAVADPRLRQMLVTIFNDKDGDACETLQQAIQDLPGIKILRYAPEIWNEEVGETIARRFKQISFVPTLFFVDPWGYKGLSLELINSVLKDWGCDCIFFFNYNRVSMGLANPAVKAHMDALFGPPRAQTLREQVAALPPQERELAVVEALCQALKAGGRYVLPFRFKNASGGRTSHYIVFVSKAERGYILMKDIMAGESSHSHQGVPTFEYAPAPPQRKLLFEMSRPLDTLADELLQRYAGQSLSVEQVFLRHHVDTPYVIKNYKAALLELERQGKIQVRATTGTRRKGTMANHLFIVFPEPPVTHDA from the coding sequence GTGACCGATGCATCGTTCTTCGACGAGTCCACTGAGCAATCGCAGGTCAAGTCGGCGATCGTCTCGAAGTATTTTTGGGCCTGGGCACAGGTGATGATGAGCGCAGCGCGGAGGTATCCGCAGCGATCCAGCGGCAGGATTGCCTATATCGATCTGTTCTGCGGCCCCGGTGAATACGCAGATGGAGCCCCATCGACACCGCTGAAGGTTTTGGGGCAGGCCGTCGCCGACCCCAGGCTGCGGCAGATGCTGGTCACGATTTTCAACGACAAAGACGGCGATGCCTGCGAAACCTTGCAGCAAGCGATTCAGGATCTTCCCGGCATCAAAATCCTGCGCTATGCCCCGGAAATCTGGAACGAGGAAGTGGGCGAAACTATCGCCCGCCGCTTCAAGCAGATCAGCTTTGTGCCGACGCTATTCTTCGTCGATCCGTGGGGGTACAAGGGGCTGTCCCTGGAGCTGATCAACTCCGTCCTCAAAGACTGGGGCTGCGACTGCATCTTCTTTTTCAACTACAACCGGGTCTCGATGGGACTTGCTAACCCCGCCGTCAAGGCCCACATGGACGCCCTGTTTGGCCCGCCCAGAGCGCAAACTCTGCGCGAGCAGGTGGCGGCCCTGCCCCCGCAGGAGCGGGAACTCGCGGTGGTCGAGGCGCTCTGTCAGGCGCTCAAAGCCGGCGGCAGGTACGTGCTGCCCTTTCGCTTCAAAAACGCCTCCGGTGGCCGCACCAGCCACTACATTGTGTTTGTCTCCAAAGCCGAGCGCGGCTACATCCTGATGAAAGACATAATGGCCGGTGAGAGTAGCCATTCGCATCAGGGGGTTCCGACGTTCGAATATGCCCCCGCTCCACCGCAACGGAAACTTCTTTTTGAGATGTCTCGCCCTCTGGATACCCTGGCGGACGAACTGCTGCAACGCTACGCAGGCCAAAGCCTTAGCGTGGAGCAGGTCTTCCTGCGCCACCACGTCGATACACCCTACGTGATCAAAAACTACAAAGCCGCACTGCTTGAACTGGAGCGCCAGGGCAAGATCCAAGTGCGCGCGACCACTGGAACCCGTAGAAAAGGAACGATGGCCAACCATCTCTTCATTGTTTTTCCCGAGCCGCCGGTGACGCACGACGCTTAA
- a CDS encoding DUF6036 family nucleotidyltransferase, whose product MSVTHEILERALATLGEVLAERGVFCEVVVIGGGGLVLLNLLERATRDIDVVALVEGNRYQSAQPLPRVLREAAAEVALLLGLADDWLNGAPTDLLRAGLPEGFRERAVVRTYKALTVQIASRYDQVHFKLYAAVDQGPKSKHYADLKRLKPSAAELIAAARWCLTHADGIEQDLQAALNSLGVADVEL is encoded by the coding sequence GTGTCAGTTACCCATGAGATTTTAGAGCGAGCCCTTGCAACCCTGGGGGAGGTGTTGGCTGAACGCGGTGTCTTTTGCGAAGTTGTCGTTATCGGTGGTGGTGGGCTGGTCCTGCTGAATTTGCTTGAGCGTGCCACCCGGGACATCGATGTGGTGGCCCTGGTCGAAGGGAATCGCTACCAGAGCGCTCAGCCGCTGCCGAGGGTCTTAAGGGAAGCGGCTGCAGAGGTGGCGCTGTTATTGGGGCTGGCGGACGACTGGCTGAACGGTGCACCGACCGATTTACTGCGCGCAGGATTGCCCGAAGGATTTCGCGAGCGGGCTGTGGTCCGCACCTACAAAGCTTTGACCGTGCAGATAGCCAGCCGATACGACCAGGTGCACTTCAAGCTGTATGCAGCGGTGGATCAAGGACCCAAGAGCAAACATTATGCAGACTTGAAGCGGCTCAAGCCGAGCGCTGCAGAACTGATCGCGGCGGCCCGCTGGTGTCTCACCCACGCCGACGGCATCGAGCAGGATTTGCAGGCGGCCTTAAACAGTCTCGGGGTGGCCGATGTCGAACTTTAA
- a CDS encoding DUF5131 family protein codes for MTTTHTAIEWTDRTWNPTTGCTKVSPGCRYCYAEALTRRFKNHFAHGFQFTLHPQRLLEPKQWRIPGRVFVNSMSDLFHEQMPLEYLEQIFQVIAETPQHVYQVLTKRHERLTQLAPRLPWPENLWMGVSVEDQNYVHRIEHLKQVPARVRFLSCEPLLGALRMDLEGIDWVIVGGESGPKHRPIEPQWVRDIQQQTHDAGAAFFFKQWGGHTAKAGGRMLDGRVWDEMPPAWEEHLAWLQNHSANFKRRASPAAREKQ; via the coding sequence ATGACCACCACACACACGGCCATCGAATGGACCGACAGAACCTGGAATCCGACCACCGGTTGCACCAAGGTCAGTCCAGGTTGTCGCTATTGCTACGCCGAGGCGCTCACCAGGCGATTTAAGAACCATTTCGCCCATGGCTTTCAATTTACCCTGCATCCGCAAAGGCTTCTGGAGCCCAAACAGTGGCGCATCCCCGGTCGCGTCTTTGTCAATTCGATGAGCGATTTGTTTCACGAACAGATGCCTCTGGAGTATTTAGAGCAGATCTTTCAGGTCATTGCCGAAACGCCGCAGCACGTCTATCAGGTGCTCACCAAGCGCCATGAACGGCTCACTCAGTTGGCGCCGCGGTTGCCGTGGCCTGAGAATCTGTGGATGGGGGTGTCCGTTGAAGATCAAAACTACGTCCATCGAATTGAGCATCTGAAGCAGGTACCGGCCAGGGTCCGCTTTCTTTCATGCGAGCCGCTTTTGGGTGCATTGCGGATGGACCTCGAAGGCATCGACTGGGTGATCGTCGGTGGAGAATCTGGTCCAAAGCACAGACCCATCGAGCCGCAGTGGGTGCGTGATATTCAGCAGCAAACCCACGACGCGGGCGCGGCTTTTTTCTTCAAGCAGTGGGGAGGCCACACGGCTAAAGCCGGTGGGCGGATGCTGGACGGCCGCGTATGGGACGAGATGCCGCCGGCTTGGGAGGAGCATTTGGCCTGGCTGCAGAACCACTCTGCCAACTTTAAGCGTCGTGCGTCACCGGCGGCTCGGGAAAAACAATGA